The following proteins come from a genomic window of Polyangiaceae bacterium:
- a CDS encoding hemerythrin domain-containing protein, whose protein sequence is MAAQPLGWDQRPLSELIEHILERYHAPLRSELPRLIELAYKVEDAHADSERCPHGLAQLLTEVLDSVEGHLQKEEQILFPMFLSGRGAMAHMPVQVMLQEHEDHEDNLVRIHQLTSGLTPPDEACESWRELYRGLHELEVDLMDHIHLENDVLFPRALAG, encoded by the coding sequence ATCGCCGCTCAACCCCTGGGCTGGGACCAGCGCCCGCTGTCGGAGCTCATCGAGCACATCCTCGAGCGCTACCACGCCCCGCTCCGCAGCGAGCTACCGCGCCTGATCGAGCTCGCCTACAAAGTCGAAGACGCGCACGCCGACAGCGAGCGCTGCCCGCACGGCCTCGCACAGTTGCTCACGGAGGTGCTCGACTCCGTGGAAGGGCATCTGCAGAAAGAGGAACAGATCCTGTTCCCGATGTTCCTCTCCGGTCGTGGCGCCATGGCCCACATGCCGGTGCAGGTGATGTTGCAGGAGCACGAGGACCACGAAGACAACTTGGTCCGCATCCACCAGCTCACGTCCGGACTGACGCCGCCGGACGAGGCGTGTGAGAGCTGGCGCGAGTTGTACCGCGGTCTCCACGAGCTGGAGGTCGACCTCATGGACCACATCCACTTGGAAAATGACGTTCTCTTCCCGCGGGCGCTCGCGGGCTGA
- a CDS encoding sigma-70 family RNA polymerase sigma factor: MTAPLRVEHFFRHEYGRLVATLARRVGARHIEAVEDAAQSALMAALETWPRGGLPDSPSAWLFRVAQNNLTDELRAHSRRRRILEHAPPEAEVPEPDDLLRLLFTCCDPAIPEESCVAFALKTLCGFDIREISQRLFTSEANVYKRLGRARARLRELGADTMEPNPERLPAVRKILYLLFTEAHLSLHTESALRRELGAEAIRLTTLLAEHAWGCSPESDALVALMHLLTSRMAARHDEDGGLLLLEEQDRDLWDQTQIALGLEWLARSARGDDFSRYHAEAAIAAEHCLAPSFHETRWDRIAESYALLERFAPSAIHRLNRAVAVAEGQGPQAGLELLQGVEPPQALAHSYQWEAVLADLHRRAGNDALAQRHREAALAAAPTPAIHKLLSRRLVAAARAHP; the protein is encoded by the coding sequence TTGACCGCTCCGCTGCGGGTCGAACACTTCTTCCGCCACGAGTACGGCCGCTTGGTGGCCACCCTCGCGCGACGTGTCGGGGCCAGGCACATCGAGGCCGTGGAGGATGCAGCGCAGTCCGCGTTGATGGCGGCCCTCGAAACGTGGCCCCGCGGCGGCCTGCCGGACTCTCCCTCCGCCTGGCTCTTTCGAGTAGCGCAGAACAATCTCACGGACGAGCTCAGGGCGCATTCGCGACGGCGTCGCATCTTGGAGCACGCCCCGCCGGAGGCAGAGGTCCCCGAGCCCGACGACCTGCTGCGCCTGCTCTTCACTTGCTGTGATCCGGCAATCCCCGAGGAATCGTGCGTCGCTTTCGCGCTGAAGACGCTGTGTGGCTTCGACATCCGAGAGATCTCACAACGGCTCTTCACCTCGGAAGCCAACGTGTACAAGCGTCTCGGGAGAGCGCGCGCTCGCCTGCGGGAGCTCGGTGCGGACACGATGGAACCGAATCCGGAGCGGCTGCCTGCGGTGCGCAAGATCTTGTACCTGCTGTTCACCGAGGCCCATCTATCGCTCCACACCGAGTCAGCGCTTCGGCGTGAGCTCGGTGCGGAGGCCATTCGCCTCACAACGCTGCTCGCGGAGCACGCCTGGGGCTGCTCCCCGGAGAGCGATGCGCTGGTGGCCTTGATGCATCTGCTCACCTCGCGGATGGCTGCCCGCCACGACGAGGACGGCGGGCTCTTGCTGCTCGAGGAACAGGATCGCGACCTCTGGGACCAGACGCAAATCGCTCTCGGCCTCGAATGGCTCGCGCGCTCTGCCCGAGGCGACGACTTCTCGCGCTACCACGCCGAAGCGGCCATTGCGGCGGAGCACTGCTTGGCGCCGTCTTTTCACGAGACACGTTGGGATCGCATCGCGGAAAGCTACGCCCTGCTCGAACGTTTCGCGCCGTCCGCCATTCACCGACTGAACCGTGCCGTGGCCGTGGCGGAGGGGCAGGGCCCGCAGGCCGGCCTCGAGCTACTGCAGGGCGTCGAGCCGCCCCAAGCGCTTGCCCACTCGTACCAATGGGAGGCCGTGCTCGCGGATCTCCATCGCCGCGCCGGCAACGACGCACTCGCCCAGCGCCACCGCGAAGCGGCCCTGGCCGCTGCGCCCACCCCCGCCATCCACAAGCTCCTGAGCCGCAGGTTGGTTGCCGCGGCGCGGGCCCACCCCTGA
- a CDS encoding helix-turn-helix transcriptional regulator, whose product MRRRFRDQTCSVAQSLEIIGDWWTLLIIRDAFLGVRRFRDFAERLGISKNILSRRLAHLVDHGVLERVDVGRHGEHYEYALTTKGKDLFTVLTALRQWGDRWVYDGKAPLEVLDRRTGRPLPRVRVLDEQGQPVRAGDLELRLNG is encoded by the coding sequence ATGCGCCGGCGCTTCCGTGATCAGACCTGCTCCGTGGCTCAATCCTTGGAGATCATTGGAGATTGGTGGACGTTGCTGATCATCCGAGATGCATTTCTCGGCGTCCGCCGCTTCCGGGACTTCGCCGAGCGCCTCGGGATCTCAAAGAACATCTTGAGTAGGCGCTTGGCGCATCTGGTGGATCACGGGGTGCTCGAACGCGTCGACGTGGGCCGCCACGGCGAGCACTACGAGTACGCGCTCACCACCAAAGGCAAGGACTTGTTCACTGTGCTCACGGCACTCCGGCAATGGGGTGATCGCTGGGTGTACGACGGCAAGGCTCCACTCGAAGTCTTGGACCGCCGCACCGGGCGACCTCTCCCCCGAGTGCGGGTGCTGGACGAACAGGGCCAGCCGGTGCGCGCCGGCGATCTGGAGCTCCGACTGAACGGTTAG
- a CDS encoding arsenate reductase family protein, whose amino-acid sequence MATTVYQYPGCSTCRKALRWLDDAGVPYRSVNIVAAPPSKATLKKALTLSGLPLGKLFNTSGQSYRDGGFKTKLATMTEAQALEALAKDGKLIKRPLVVGDGFVLVGFREPEWSAAFD is encoded by the coding sequence ATGGCGACGACCGTGTACCAATATCCCGGCTGCAGCACGTGTCGAAAGGCGCTCCGCTGGCTGGACGACGCAGGTGTTCCCTATCGCTCGGTGAACATCGTAGCGGCGCCGCCCTCGAAGGCGACGCTGAAGAAGGCGCTCACGCTCTCGGGATTGCCGCTCGGGAAGCTGTTCAATACGTCGGGCCAGAGCTACCGCGACGGTGGCTTCAAGACGAAGCTTGCCACCATGACGGAAGCTCAGGCCCTCGAGGCGCTGGCGAAGGACGGCAAGCTCATCAAGCGACCACTGGTGGTGGGAGACGGCTTTGTGCTGGTGGGATTTCGAGAGCCGGAGTGGAGCGCCGCCTTCGACTGA
- a CDS encoding LysR family transcriptional regulator yields the protein MGVSYDVLLSFVVFAEHLNFTRAAKELHITQPALHAQIRKLAESVGVALYRRRGRELVLTDEGRKLASFGREMSVRGREVLSELRGRRERGPVVLASGQGAYRYLLGAAIRRFPKDRWPLRAVSMSAPETVDALRDARADVGVAALRVAPEDLDVREVRSVGQLVVVPRGHRLARRRKLSCADLDGENVVAAPAGSPHRVMLEQALVTAGARWNVAVEATGWDLMLQFARYGLGIAVVNDFCPVPRGFTGIPLAGAPAISYFVLTRRSLRHSGADALAQLILETAERSI from the coding sequence TTGGGCGTGAGCTACGACGTTCTCCTGTCTTTCGTGGTGTTTGCCGAGCACCTGAACTTCACCCGCGCCGCGAAGGAGCTGCACATCACCCAGCCCGCGCTCCACGCGCAGATCCGAAAGCTCGCCGAGAGCGTGGGCGTCGCCCTCTATCGCCGGCGCGGACGGGAGCTGGTGCTCACGGACGAGGGACGGAAGCTGGCGAGCTTCGGGCGCGAGATGTCGGTGCGCGGGCGGGAGGTCCTTTCGGAGCTCCGTGGACGGCGCGAGCGGGGTCCGGTGGTCCTCGCGTCCGGCCAGGGCGCCTATCGCTACCTGCTCGGAGCAGCCATCAGGCGCTTCCCGAAGGATCGCTGGCCGCTCCGGGCGGTGAGCATGTCGGCGCCAGAGACCGTGGACGCGTTGCGGGATGCCCGCGCCGACGTCGGCGTCGCGGCCCTTCGCGTTGCGCCGGAAGACCTCGACGTTCGCGAGGTGCGCAGCGTTGGTCAGCTCGTCGTCGTTCCCCGCGGCCATCGCTTGGCCCGGCGCCGCAAGCTGAGCTGCGCGGATCTGGACGGCGAGAACGTGGTCGCCGCGCCGGCCGGAAGTCCCCACCGGGTGATGCTCGAGCAAGCGCTGGTGACGGCCGGGGCGCGCTGGAACGTGGCAGTGGAGGCGACCGGCTGGGACTTGATGCTGCAGTTCGCGCGCTACGGCCTGGGGATCGCCGTGGTCAACGACTTCTGCCCGGTTCCGCGGGGATTTACGGGCATACCGCTGGCGGGAGCTCCGGCCATTTCCTACTTCGTGCTGACGCGCCGAAGCCTTCGGCACAGCGGCGCCGACGCTCTCGCGCAGCTGATCCTGGAGACGGCAGAGAGATCGATCTAA
- a CDS encoding YciI family protein, whose product MKVMVMVKATKNSEAGVMPGQELLAAMLQFNEELVKAGILLAGDGLHPSSKGKRVRMGGGKKTVIDGPFAETKELVAGFWIWQVRSMDEALEWARRCPEPMPGEEAELELRPLFEPEDFGEAFTPELQEHEARIRADAERQKGS is encoded by the coding sequence ATGAAGGTCATGGTCATGGTGAAGGCAACCAAGAACAGCGAAGCCGGCGTGATGCCTGGCCAGGAGCTGCTCGCGGCGATGCTCCAGTTCAACGAAGAGCTGGTGAAGGCAGGGATCCTGCTGGCCGGGGACGGCCTGCATCCGAGCAGCAAGGGCAAGCGCGTGCGGATGGGCGGTGGGAAGAAGACGGTCATCGACGGCCCCTTCGCGGAGACCAAGGAGCTCGTGGCCGGGTTTTGGATCTGGCAGGTGCGCTCGATGGACGAGGCGCTGGAGTGGGCCCGCCGCTGCCCCGAGCCGATGCCGGGGGAGGAAGCGGAGCTCGAGCTCCGTCCCCTTTTCGAGCCGGAAGACTTCGGCGAGGCCTTCACGCCGGAGCTCCAGGAGCACGAGGCGCGCATCCGCGCCGACGCCGAGCGCCAGAAGGGCTCGTGA
- a CDS encoding winged helix-turn-helix transcriptional regulator: MVQYSPAALDAGFSALSDATRRGILEQLGKDDASITQLAERFGMTLTGMKKHVGVLERAGLVTSRKVGRVRTCRLGPRRLEREGEWIEHYRQMLAERLDSLEAFLERTKE, translated from the coding sequence ATGGTTCAGTATTCTCCAGCTGCGCTGGACGCAGGATTCTCAGCGCTTTCCGACGCCACCCGCCGCGGGATCCTGGAGCAGCTCGGCAAGGACGACGCCTCCATCACGCAGCTCGCGGAGCGCTTCGGCATGACCCTCACGGGCATGAAGAAGCACGTTGGCGTGCTCGAGCGGGCGGGCCTCGTCACCTCTCGGAAGGTGGGCCGCGTCAGAACCTGTCGCCTCGGTCCCCGCCGCCTCGAGCGCGAGGGCGAGTGGATCGAGCATTACCGCCAAATGCTCGCGGAACGCCTGGACAGCCTGGAAGCGTTTCTCGAACGAACCAAGGAATGA
- a CDS encoding RNA 2'-phosphotransferase, giving the protein MENGRRVRLSKFLSFVLRHQPEAVGLSLDAAGWVEVDALLRACAEHGRRMSPEDLAEVVRENDKQRFAFSEDGCRIRASQGHSTDVALGYAEAEPPEVLFHGTVARALPSIRDKGLTRMKRHHVHLSPDEATAKSVGGRRGRPVVLRVRAREMRAAGHVFYRTDNGVWLTEAVPSAFIDGLEE; this is encoded by the coding sequence GTGGAGAACGGGCGGCGCGTGCGCCTCAGCAAGTTCCTGAGCTTCGTGCTCCGGCACCAGCCGGAAGCCGTGGGCCTCAGCCTCGATGCCGCGGGCTGGGTCGAGGTGGACGCGCTGCTCCGGGCGTGCGCGGAGCATGGACGGCGCATGAGCCCCGAGGATCTCGCGGAGGTGGTGCGTGAGAACGACAAGCAACGCTTCGCCTTCTCCGAGGACGGGTGCCGCATTCGCGCGAGCCAAGGCCACTCCACGGACGTGGCGCTCGGCTATGCCGAAGCGGAGCCGCCGGAGGTTTTGTTTCATGGAACCGTGGCACGGGCGCTTCCGTCGATTCGCGACAAGGGCCTCACGCGCATGAAGCGCCACCACGTGCATCTGTCTCCGGACGAAGCCACGGCGAAGAGCGTGGGGGGGCGACGCGGTCGTCCGGTGGTGCTGCGCGTTCGGGCGCGGGAGATGCGCGCGGCGGGGCATGTCTTCTATCGGACGGACAACGGCGTGTGGCTCACGGAGGCCGTGCCCTCGGCGTTCATCGACGGTCTGGAGGAGTGA
- a CDS encoding CarD family transcriptional regulator, giving the protein MKSKFAEGDRVVADPHGLGRIGPTRVDKGETYVAVKLDVGKTLFLPAAKLDESVRALMSKAEAERLLSELRAPPEPLDARRLDERVVDAKRALVKGSAPERARALRALYGSKYRLSRAEQRLVAMFEMALLAEIAEVVGVPAERLGRELHAAYPAFAEAAPSRPEEPPPAAPKPPIVVPGYEYLGAFQLEGERLAIGDPPYTRSRNDPAKTTVAGARRNTLVSAKKGRWHGFIHPGAEGRPGALFAVHEERLKTFVRDAAKLRPIAQLRVDGGQMAVVDAAVRDDESYQDAMSFRMSSNGLVRDRGCMSESGFGDGVYVASALTEGGVALIVGVDFAAEGVPPGLKNAPPGTQLGRH; this is encoded by the coding sequence ATGAAGTCGAAGTTTGCCGAGGGCGACCGCGTGGTCGCCGATCCGCATGGCCTCGGAAGGATTGGCCCCACGCGGGTCGACAAGGGCGAGACGTATGTCGCGGTCAAGCTCGACGTTGGCAAGACCTTGTTTCTGCCTGCGGCGAAGCTGGACGAGAGCGTGCGCGCACTGATGTCGAAGGCCGAGGCGGAGCGTCTCCTGTCTGAGCTACGCGCGCCGCCCGAGCCCTTGGACGCCCGTCGCCTCGACGAACGCGTGGTGGACGCCAAGCGAGCGCTCGTCAAGGGAAGCGCCCCCGAGCGTGCTCGAGCGCTTCGCGCCTTGTACGGGTCCAAGTACCGCCTTTCGCGCGCGGAGCAGCGCCTCGTTGCCATGTTCGAGATGGCGCTGCTGGCGGAGATCGCCGAGGTCGTCGGCGTCCCCGCCGAGCGTCTCGGACGCGAGCTGCACGCCGCCTATCCAGCCTTTGCCGAAGCGGCTCCGAGCCGCCCCGAGGAACCGCCGCCGGCAGCGCCGAAGCCGCCCATCGTCGTACCCGGCTACGAATATCTGGGCGCCTTCCAGCTGGAGGGCGAGCGCCTGGCAATCGGGGATCCCCCCTATACCCGCTCGCGGAACGACCCGGCCAAGACCACAGTGGCGGGCGCACGCCGGAACACGCTCGTGAGCGCCAAAAAGGGACGCTGGCACGGCTTCATTCACCCCGGCGCGGAGGGACGACCGGGAGCGCTCTTCGCCGTACACGAGGAGCGACTGAAGACCTTCGTTCGCGACGCCGCAAAGCTGAGGCCCATCGCCCAGCTGCGGGTAGATGGCGGACAGATGGCCGTTGTCGATGCCGCCGTGCGGGACGACGAGAGCTACCAGGACGCCATGAGCTTTCGGATGAGCTCGAACGGTCTGGTGCGCGACCGCGGCTGCATGAGCGAGTCTGGCTTTGGTGACGGCGTGTACGTGGCCAGCGCGCTCACCGAGGGCGGCGTGGCGCTGATTGTCGGCGTGGACTTCGCCGCCGAAGGCGTGCCGCCGGGGTTGAAGAACGCGCCGCCGGGCACGCAGCTCGGCCGTCATTGA
- a CDS encoding nitric-oxide reductase large subunit yields MDRTKKLWIALAAVLIGTFTVLGVFGREVYRQAPPIPDRVVTASGQELMTKDQILRGQRVWQSIGGQQIGSIWGHGAYQAPDWSADWLHREAITLLDQYAAPASYASLPAERQAALRERLRRELRTNRYDATTGTLTVSDARAQAMKATADHYDALFGDDASLTQLRKSYALHEHAVPDASERHDMTSFFFWTAWSCTTDRPGTDVTYTNNWPHEALVGNVPTSANLIWSFISIVLLIAGIGALVWYKVFRDRDEDLPDPAKQDPFSKLTLTPSMKAVAKYAVVVIALFVLQVATGALTAHYTVEGQGFFGLPMSSWIPYVVSRTWHVQLAVFWIATAFLAAGLFLAPAVGGKEPKYQRLGVNVLFGALLVVVLGSLAGEWMSVKRHLGLDLGFWFGQQGYEYVDLGRAWQIALFVGLILWLVLMLRGLWPALQRRDDTRQLVMLFAGSAAAIGLFYGAGFFYGAKTHLSVMEYWRWWVVHLWVEGFMEVFATAAMAFIFSRLGLIRPKSATRAVLFSTAIFLVGGIPGTFHHLYFSGTPVSIMAVGASFSALEVVPLALIGFEAWETYKVSRGAPWMATYRWPLRFFLGVAFWNLVGAGVFGFLINPPAALYYMQGLNTTPVHAHTALFGVYGLLALGLTLLVLRRLAPAGEWNERPIQLAFWAMNGGLSLMVVLSLLPIGLAQAVASIDHGLWFARSAEFLQQPWIQTLRWLRLVGDSVFIIGVAALVYFVVGLKTGWSYKKKEESEALPTGQRAHAH; encoded by the coding sequence ATGGATCGCACGAAGAAACTCTGGATCGCCCTTGCGGCGGTGCTCATTGGCACGTTCACCGTGCTTGGCGTGTTCGGGCGAGAGGTTTATCGGCAAGCGCCGCCCATCCCCGACCGCGTCGTCACCGCGTCCGGTCAGGAGCTGATGACGAAGGATCAGATCCTGCGGGGACAGCGCGTGTGGCAGAGCATTGGAGGCCAGCAAATCGGCTCGATCTGGGGCCACGGCGCCTATCAAGCGCCGGATTGGTCCGCGGACTGGCTGCATCGCGAGGCAATCACGTTGCTCGACCAGTACGCCGCCCCCGCGAGCTATGCCTCGCTCCCGGCGGAGCGGCAGGCGGCGCTCAGGGAGCGGCTCCGGCGAGAGCTTCGGACCAACCGCTACGACGCGACGACCGGGACGCTCACGGTGTCCGACGCCCGCGCCCAAGCGATGAAAGCCACAGCGGATCACTACGATGCGCTGTTCGGGGACGATGCGTCCCTGACGCAGCTCCGCAAGTCCTACGCGCTTCACGAGCACGCGGTGCCGGACGCTTCCGAGCGCCACGACATGACGTCGTTCTTCTTTTGGACCGCGTGGTCTTGCACCACGGACCGGCCGGGAACCGACGTGACGTACACCAACAACTGGCCGCACGAAGCGCTGGTGGGCAACGTGCCGACGTCTGCCAACCTGATCTGGTCGTTCATCAGCATCGTTCTGCTGATTGCCGGGATTGGTGCTCTGGTCTGGTACAAGGTGTTTCGCGATCGCGACGAAGACCTTCCGGATCCGGCTAAGCAGGACCCGTTCAGCAAGCTCACGCTCACTCCCAGCATGAAGGCGGTGGCGAAGTACGCCGTGGTCGTCATCGCGTTGTTCGTGCTGCAGGTCGCTACCGGCGCTCTGACGGCGCACTACACGGTGGAAGGCCAGGGCTTCTTCGGCCTGCCCATGTCCAGCTGGATCCCTTACGTGGTGAGCCGCACCTGGCACGTCCAGCTGGCAGTGTTCTGGATCGCGACTGCCTTCTTGGCCGCGGGATTGTTCCTGGCCCCCGCCGTGGGCGGCAAGGAGCCGAAGTATCAGCGCTTGGGCGTGAACGTCCTGTTCGGCGCGCTCTTGGTGGTGGTGCTGGGGTCGCTGGCCGGCGAGTGGATGTCGGTCAAGCGCCACCTCGGGCTCGATCTGGGCTTCTGGTTCGGTCAGCAGGGCTACGAGTACGTCGACCTCGGCCGCGCCTGGCAGATCGCGCTGTTCGTCGGTCTCATCTTGTGGCTCGTGCTCATGCTCCGTGGCCTATGGCCGGCACTGCAGCGCCGTGACGACACGCGCCAGCTCGTGATGCTGTTCGCGGGCTCTGCCGCGGCCATCGGCTTGTTCTACGGCGCGGGCTTTTTCTACGGCGCCAAGACGCACCTGTCCGTGATGGAGTACTGGCGTTGGTGGGTCGTGCACCTCTGGGTCGAGGGCTTCATGGAGGTCTTCGCCACGGCGGCCATGGCCTTCATCTTCTCGCGTCTCGGCTTGATTCGTCCGAAGAGCGCCACGCGGGCGGTGCTGTTCTCCACCGCCATCTTCCTGGTGGGTGGCATCCCCGGTACCTTCCACCACCTCTACTTCAGTGGCACGCCGGTCTCCATCATGGCCGTCGGCGCGAGCTTCAGCGCACTCGAGGTCGTGCCCCTCGCGCTCATCGGCTTCGAGGCTTGGGAAACCTACAAGGTGTCTCGCGGTGCGCCCTGGATGGCGACCTATCGCTGGCCGCTCCGCTTCTTCTTGGGCGTGGCGTTCTGGAACTTGGTGGGCGCCGGCGTGTTCGGCTTCCTGATCAACCCGCCGGCGGCGCTCTATTACATGCAGGGCCTCAACACCACGCCGGTGCACGCTCACACTGCGCTCTTCGGTGTGTACGGCCTGCTCGCCCTCGGTCTCACGCTGCTCGTGCTCCGACGTTTGGCGCCGGCGGGAGAGTGGAACGAGCGTCCGATCCAGTTGGCCTTCTGGGCCATGAACGGCGGTCTCAGCTTGATGGTCGTGCTGAGCCTGTTGCCCATCGGTCTGGCTCAAGCGGTGGCCAGCATCGACCATGGTCTGTGGTTCGCCCGCAGCGCGGAGTTCCTGCAGCAGCCGTGGATTCAGACACTACGCTGGCTGCGCCTCGTCGGTGATTCCGTGTTCATCATTGGCGTCGCCGCCCTGGTGTACTTCGTGGTCGGGCTGAAGACGGGTTGGTCCTACAAGAAGAAGGAGGAGAGCGAAGCGTTGCCCACGGGCCAGCGAGCCCACGCTCATTGA
- a CDS encoding S1 family peptidase — MRIRLLLLALAVSGCSGGGEGVDSVASGILGGTADTDHPAVMATGHQVGVGQYCTGYLIMPDLVLTAHHCTADPATLPSTVCTPTALMPPSLPASDILVVAGPSSASSASIYPVAEVHDVPNRDSSTLCGNDMAVLQLKQPVTGVEPIALRMDAAPEVGETLSVVGYGQTDLSDPNSFGDRHALSGVHVDHVGYEEGPNGAYTVEGEFTVDTGPCAGDSGGPAFAADGRAVGVMSRGSKSSCQHMVYSRVDAHAEWLESLARDSADRLAVDPPSWAEAGAAGAAGAAGAAGSGGAAGSAGAPPSSGGASEDSGCSVRAPARGQTSAALLALMAAVLRLRLRRRA, encoded by the coding sequence ATGCGCATTCGTCTCTTGCTCTTGGCTTTGGCGGTCTCGGGGTGCTCCGGGGGTGGGGAAGGCGTGGACAGCGTCGCTTCCGGCATCCTCGGTGGAACGGCGGACACGGATCACCCCGCGGTGATGGCCACTGGGCATCAGGTGGGCGTCGGTCAGTACTGCACCGGATATCTGATCATGCCGGATCTCGTGCTCACTGCGCACCACTGCACGGCGGATCCCGCGACGCTTCCGTCCACGGTGTGCACGCCGACCGCGTTGATGCCCCCGTCGCTTCCAGCCAGTGACATCCTGGTGGTCGCCGGTCCGTCCAGCGCCAGCTCCGCCTCGATCTACCCGGTTGCCGAAGTGCATGACGTGCCCAATCGCGACAGCAGTACCTTGTGCGGCAACGACATGGCCGTGCTCCAGCTGAAGCAGCCCGTGACGGGCGTGGAGCCCATCGCGCTGCGCATGGACGCCGCGCCCGAGGTCGGCGAAACGCTGTCCGTCGTCGGCTACGGACAGACGGATCTTTCGGATCCGAACAGCTTTGGGGATCGCCACGCGCTATCGGGCGTGCACGTGGATCACGTGGGCTACGAAGAAGGACCGAACGGCGCGTACACCGTGGAGGGCGAGTTCACGGTGGACACTGGGCCCTGCGCCGGAGACTCGGGCGGGCCGGCCTTCGCCGCGGACGGCCGCGCCGTTGGCGTGATGTCGCGCGGCTCCAAGAGCAGCTGTCAGCACATGGTGTATTCGCGCGTGGACGCCCACGCCGAGTGGCTCGAGAGCTTGGCCCGAGATTCCGCCGACCGCCTCGCCGTCGATCCACCGAGCTGGGCAGAGGCCGGCGCCGCCGGAGCTGCGGGCGCTGCCGGAGCGGCGGGCAGTGGCGGTGCGGCGGGCAGCGCCGGAGCTCCGCCGAGCTCGGGCGGAGCGTCCGAAGATAGCGGCTGCTCCGTACGCGCGCCGGCCCGCGGCCAAACATCGGCGGCCCTGCTCGCGCTGATGGCTGCGGTGCTGCGCCTGCGGCTCCGCCGTCGCGCGTAG